The DNA region ATCGGCTGGGTCATCTACGGCTACAACCTTCCACCGTTGACCAAGGCCAACTTCCCCGACACCCGAGGGGCCGGTGACCAGCACTTCGGCCAGTTCATCGACTTCAAACACGCCGCCGCCACCGAAGGCTCCCTGCCCGCGTTCACCTTCCTGGAACCCGCCTGGAAACACGACGGGAACAGCCAACACCCCAACGATGACGTCGCATCGGGCGAACAGTTGATCCTCGACGTGTACAACGCGCTGCGCACCGGGCCGGATTGGGCCAAGACCTTGCTGGTGATCACCTATGACGAGCACGGCGGCTGCTACGACCACGTGCCGCCGCCCGCCGGCGCGGCACCGCCCGATCAAAAGGCCGGAGAGGCCGGCTTCGACTTCACCAGATTCGGGGTGCGGGTACCCACGGTGCTGGTTTCCCCGCTCATCGCTCGCGGCACCGTCTTCAACGTGCCCGGTGACAGCGTGCCACTGGACCACACCTCAGTGCTCAAAACGATCCAGCAGCGGTGGGGCGTGCTTCCGCTCACCGCCCGGGACGAAGCGGCCCCCGGCATCGGAGGGGTCCTGACCCTGGACGAGCCCCGCGATGACAATCCGCTGGACGGTGTCATCGTCCCCGTCGCCAAGGGCGAAAACCCCGCCCGGGCCGTGACCTCCCACCTCGAAACCGTCTACAACGACCTTGTCGCCGAGCACGTCCTCCCGAGCGCCTGAGACGCGCTCGACTGCTGACAGCGGTTGCATCAA from Kitasatospora cathayae includes:
- a CDS encoding alkaline phosphatase family protein; this encodes MSSDTALLSRIDHLVVLMLENRSFDNMLGFLYTDQGNHPSGRPFEGLTGAESNPDGNGGKVTVFPIDHTKSGAYFMPGSVPGEEYHRVNNQLFGSQQVPTPAPEATNEGFVTDFAQIFPTRQGNSPDVTASDIMGCFPPEALPVLSGLARGYAVCDHWYCSVPTQTLPNRGFALAGTSLGLVSDRACQNQAKTDKVMFNTDSIFGRLTHQGIGWVIYGYNLPPLTKANFPDTRGAGDQHFGQFIDFKHAAATEGSLPAFTFLEPAWKHDGNSQHPNDDVASGEQLILDVYNALRTGPDWAKTLLVITYDEHGGCYDHVPPPAGAAPPDQKAGEAGFDFTRFGVRVPTVLVSPLIARGTVFNVPGDSVPLDHTSVLKTIQQRWGVLPLTARDEAAPGIGGVLTLDEPRDDNPLDGVIVPVAKGENPARAVTSHLETVYNDLVAEHVLPSA